The window TCTCCGCTGCTTCGTCGTCGCCATCGTTTTCGCAGTCGCCGCTTGCGCGGTGCAACTCAATCGCGCCCAAACGCAACCGTCAGCACAACCTCCATCGCCTAAAGAAGCCACAGTCGACGAACCGCTGCCGCCGCTCGAAGCCGCGCGGACGATGCAGGTGCCGGAGGGTTTTCAAGTCACCCTCTTCGCCGGCGAGCCCGACGTCAAACAGCCGATCGGTTTTGCCATCGACGACCGCGGCCGGCTGTGGGTCGCCGAGGCCTACAACTATCCGGTGCACGGCACGAAGGCGGGCGACCGGATCGTCATTCTCGAAGATACCGACGGCGATGGACGGCATGACAAACGAACCGTCTTTTACGACGGTCTGAATTATGTCACCGGCATCGAAGTCGGTTTCGGCGGCGCGTGGGTCATGTCGCCCCCCTACTTCTATTTCATTCCCGATCGCAACGGCGATGACAAACCGGACGACAAACCTCAGGTATTACTCGACGGCTTTGGCAATCACGCCAATTCCCACAACCTGGCCAACGGTTTTGCCTGGGGACCCGACGGCTGGTTGTACGGCACGCATGGCCGTACCAACTGGTCGCTGATCGGCAAGCCGGGCACGCCCGAGAAGGAGCGCGAGCGGTTCGACGGTGGCGTGTATCGGTATCATCCGACGCGACACGTCTGGGAACCCTACGCCGACGGCACGACGAATCCGTGGGGCATCGATTGGAACGACTACGGCGAAGCCTTCATCACCAACTGCGTCAATCCGCACTTGTTCCACGTCATCTACGGCGCGCACTACGAGCCGTGGCGCAATCGTGAGTCGAGCCAGTACGCCTATCAGCGAATCGACACGATCGCCGATCATTTGCACTTCGTCGGCGCGTGGAATGTGCGCGACGGGTTGAATTCATCTGCCGAAGATCAAGCCGGCGGCGGCCATGCCCACTGCGGACTCATGATCTATCAGGGGGATAACTGGCCGGAGCAATATCGCAACACGCTCTTCACCAACAACATTCACGGCCGACGAATCAACAACGACATTCTCAAACGTTCCGGCTCGGGCTACACCGCTTCGCACGGCAAGGACCTGATGCGCTCGAAAGATCCGTGGTTCATGGGCGTCACACTGCAATACGGCCCAGATGGCTCGGTGTTTGTCATCGATTGGTCCGACACTGGTGAGTGTCACAGCGTGCGTAACACGCGGCGCGAGACGGGGCGGATCTACAAAATCTCGTACGGCAAGCCGAAGCCGTTTTCTGGCAACATCGCCAAGTTGAGCGACGCTGACCTCGTCAAATTGCAGACGCATCACAACGATTGGTTCGTGCGACACGCGCGACGAGTTTTGCAAGAGCGTGCCGCAGCCAAGCAAGATCTTTCGTCGGCGGTGAACGATCTGCGCGCGACGTTCGAGCAGCAAACCAACATTCCGCAGAAATTGCGTTCGCTCTGGACGCTGCAGGCGCTGGAGCAGTGGGAAATCGAAGACTTCATTCGCCTGCTCCGCTACGAAGACGAATACGTTCGCGGTTGGGCCGTTCGACTTCTCTGCGAAGAGCCTGAGTTATCGCAATCTGCGCTCGAACGACTTGCTCTGGCCGCACGCGACGACGAATCGCCGCTCGTGCGGATGCACATCGCCAGCAATCTGCAACGGCTGAAGTTGGCCGGTCGTTGGAACATCGCGACGGCCCTGCTAAGTCATGACAAAGACGCTAAGGACGAAAACATTCCGCTGCTGGTTTGGTATGCCGTCGAGCCGCTGGTCACGGTCGATCCGCAGCGATTCGTCGCCTTGGCCGGTGAAGCAAAGTTGCCATTGGTCGCCCGCTTCATCGCCCGCCGGGCTGCCTCGCTCCCCGATTCAAAAAGTGAATTGGCCGCGCTCGTAAAAATGCTCAGCAGCACGAAAGGTGAAGTGCAAAAAGAACTCCTCGCCGGAATCATCGACGGCCTGGCGGGACGACGGACCGTCGCGATGCCCGAAACCTGGCCGAACGCCTACGCGAGTTTGAAAGTAGTGAACAGCGATTCGCTCGTCGAGAAGGCGCTGCAACTGGCCCTTATTTTTGATGATCCGCGAGCACTCGCCGACTTGCGCGCTCAAGCAAAAGATCCGAAAGTCGCAGCGGCAATTCGCAACCGGGCGATTCAAGCGCTCGTGGCCAAAAAAGCAAAAGGACTCGATGCCGAGTTGCTTGAACTGATCGGCGATACCCCGGTTGCGAAAGCAGCCCTCCGTGGCCTGGCTGAGTTCGAACATGCCGGCACAGCCACTGCGATCCTGTCGCAGTACTCCAAACTCGAGCCCAACACCCGTCAAGATGCGCTGCAAACGCTCGCCTCGCGCGCGGCCTGGGCCTTGCCGCTTGTCGCTGCCTTGGAGAAGAACGAAGTCCCTCGCGCCGATGTCACAGCCTACACCGCGCGGCAGATGTTCACCTTGAACAACGAAGAACTCACCACGCGACTGAAAGCAGCCTGGGGAGAGTTACGCACCAGTCCCGCCGAAAAACAGCAGCAGATTGCGTCGTTCAAGAAACGCTTCACGCTGGACGCGATTCAGAAGTCGGACCGCAGCGCCGGCCGAGCGATCTTTCAAAAGACCTGCGCCAACTGCCATACGATCTTCGGCACCGGCGGCAAGATCGGGCCGGATATCACCGGCTCGCAGCGGACCAATCTCGATTACTTATTGCACACGCTCATCGATCCTTCGGCCGCGGTCAACAAGGATTATCAGATGCACGTGATTCAAACGGTCGACGGCCGAACGATCACGGGACTGATTGCGGAAGAATCAAAAACCGCGCTCACCATGCAAACGGTCAACGAAAAGATCATCATCCCCGCCGACGAAATCGAGGAGCGCAAACTCTCGCCCGTCTCGATGATGCCCGACGGCTTGTTGCAAAATCTCAGCAATGACCAGGTCCGCCAACTACTGGCCTACTTGATGGGCCCCGACCAAGCGCCGCTGCCGAAGTAGAATTCGAGCGTGAAAAGTAGCTGAATTCGCCAGAATTCAGACAGCACCGTTCGAAAGCCATCTGCTGAATTCTGGCGAATTCAGCTACTTGGCGCGTGCGAGCGATGTGCGGCCGAACAGCCGCGCCGAGTTTTGCACGATAAGCCCCGGCAATTCCGGCAGCGCGAATTGCCGGTCGACGTCGCCATTG is drawn from Anatilimnocola floriformis and contains these coding sequences:
- a CDS encoding PVC-type heme-binding CxxCH protein; amino-acid sequence: MQRTTLLRGILRCFVVAIVFAVAACAVQLNRAQTQPSAQPPSPKEATVDEPLPPLEAARTMQVPEGFQVTLFAGEPDVKQPIGFAIDDRGRLWVAEAYNYPVHGTKAGDRIVILEDTDGDGRHDKRTVFYDGLNYVTGIEVGFGGAWVMSPPYFYFIPDRNGDDKPDDKPQVLLDGFGNHANSHNLANGFAWGPDGWLYGTHGRTNWSLIGKPGTPEKERERFDGGVYRYHPTRHVWEPYADGTTNPWGIDWNDYGEAFITNCVNPHLFHVIYGAHYEPWRNRESSQYAYQRIDTIADHLHFVGAWNVRDGLNSSAEDQAGGGHAHCGLMIYQGDNWPEQYRNTLFTNNIHGRRINNDILKRSGSGYTASHGKDLMRSKDPWFMGVTLQYGPDGSVFVIDWSDTGECHSVRNTRRETGRIYKISYGKPKPFSGNIAKLSDADLVKLQTHHNDWFVRHARRVLQERAAAKQDLSSAVNDLRATFEQQTNIPQKLRSLWTLQALEQWEIEDFIRLLRYEDEYVRGWAVRLLCEEPELSQSALERLALAARDDESPLVRMHIASNLQRLKLAGRWNIATALLSHDKDAKDENIPLLVWYAVEPLVTVDPQRFVALAGEAKLPLVARFIARRAASLPDSKSELAALVKMLSSTKGEVQKELLAGIIDGLAGRRTVAMPETWPNAYASLKVVNSDSLVEKALQLALIFDDPRALADLRAQAKDPKVAAAIRNRAIQALVAKKAKGLDAELLELIGDTPVAKAALRGLAEFEHAGTATAILSQYSKLEPNTRQDALQTLASRAAWALPLVAALEKNEVPRADVTAYTARQMFTLNNEELTTRLKAAWGELRTSPAEKQQQIASFKKRFTLDAIQKSDRSAGRAIFQKTCANCHTIFGTGGKIGPDITGSQRTNLDYLLHTLIDPSAAVNKDYQMHVIQTVDGRTITGLIAEESKTALTMQTVNEKIIIPADEIEERKLSPVSMMPDGLLQNLSNDQVRQLLAYLMGPDQAPLPK